A single genomic interval of Lynx canadensis isolate LIC74 chromosome A2, mLynCan4.pri.v2, whole genome shotgun sequence harbors:
- the PLIN5 gene encoding perilipin-5 — translation MSAADMSEDEPVRAPRDSLWEQDRQNVVQRVVALPLVRTTCTAVLEAYSAAKDRHPLLGSACRLAEHCVCDLTARALDHAQPLLSHLQPQLASVNNLACRGLDKLEEKLPFLQQPSETVVTSAKDTVASSVTGVVGLARQSRRWSVDLKRSVSHAVDVVLGKSEELVDHFLPMTEDELAALAAEAEGPEVGSVEEQRRRQGYFVRLGSLSARLRHLAYEHSLGKLRQKKHHAQDTLAQLQETLELINLMQCGATPTAPARPGKVHELWEDWSQRSPENGRRRSQAELETLVLSRSLMGELQGTLDALETSVRGLPPSAQEKVAEVRRSVDALQSAFADARCFGDVPAAALAEGRGSVARAHACVDELLELVVQAVPLPWLVGPFAPILVERPAPPPDLEALVDEVVGGPDPRWAHLDWPAQQRAWEAEHGDGPALPGDTSKEEPTPPSRAKHTLMPELDF, via the exons ATGTCTGCAGCCGACATGTCAGAAGATGAGCCTGTGCGGGCCCCCAGAGACAGCCTGTGGGAGCAGGACAGGCAG AACGTGGTGCAGCGCGTGGTGGCCCTGCCCCTGGTCAGGACCACGTGCACCGCCGTCTTGGAGGCTTACAGTGCCGCTAAGGACAGGCACCCGCTGCTGGGCTCCGCCTGCCGCCTGGCCGAGCACTGCGTGTGTGACCTGACCGCCCGTGCCCTGGACCACGCCCAGCCGCTCCTGAGTCACCTGCAGCCCCAGC TGGCCTCCGTGAACAATCTCGCCTGCAGGGGTCTGGACAAGCTGGAAGAGAAGTTGCCCTTTCTCCAGCAACCTTCGGAGACG GTGGTGACCTCGGCCAAGGACACGGTGGCCAGCAGTGTGACGGGCGTGGTGGGCCTGGCCCGGCAGAGCCGCCGCTGGAGTGTGGACCTGAAGCGCTCCGTGAGCCACGCCGTGGATGTCGTGCTGGGCAAGTCGGAGGAGCTGGTGGACCACTTCCTGCCCATGACCGAGGACGAGCTCG CGGCCCTGGCAGCGGAGGCCGAGGGCCCGGAAGTGGGGTCCgtggaggagcagaggagacGACAGGGCTATTTTGTGCGCCTGGGCTCCCTGTCGGCGCGGCTCCGCCACCTGGCGTATGAACACtctctggggaaactgaggcagaagaaaCACCACGCCCAGGACACGCTGGCCCAGCTGCAGGAGACACTGGAGTTG ATCAACCTCATGCAGTGTGGGGCCACACCCACTGCCCCCGCCCGCCCTGGGAAGGTGCACGAGCTCTGGGAGGACTGGAGCCAGCGCTCCCCAGAAAACGGCCGTCGCCGCAGCCAG gcAGAGCTGGAGACGCTGGTCCTGTCCCGGAGTCTGATGGGGGAGCTGCAGGGCACATTGGACGCGCTGGAGACCAGCGTGCGGGGCCTGCCCCCCAGCGCCCAGGAGAAGGTGGCCGAGGTGCGGCGCAGCGTGGACGCCCTGCAGTCCGCGTTCGCCGACGCCCGCTGCTTCGGCGATGTGCCGGCGGCCGCCCTGGCCGAGGGCCGGGGCAGCGTGGCCCGGGCCCACGCCTGCGTGGACGAGCTCCTGGAGCTGGTGGTGCAGGCCGTGCCGCTGCCCTGGCTGGTGGGGCCCTTCGCGCCCATCCTCGTGGAGCGGCCCGCGCCCCCGCCTGACCTGGAGGCTCTGGTGGACGAGGTCGTGGGGGGCCCTGACCCCCGCTGGGCTCACCTGGACTGGCCggcccagcagagagcctgggaaGCCGAGCACGGGGACGGGCCAGCCCTCCCGGGCGACACTTCCAAGGAGGAACCCACGCCCCCCAGCCGCGCCAAGCACACCCTGATGCCAGAGCTGGACTTCTGA
- the LRG1 gene encoding LOW QUALITY PROTEIN: leucine-rich alpha-2-glycoprotein (The sequence of the model RefSeq protein was modified relative to this genomic sequence to represent the inferred CDS: deleted 1 base in 1 codon), which translates to MEKREAIMSSRRPQRKHSPGGLDSRLSRTLLLLLLSTASAQEVTPNRAACVVSHAVNGSSVSCHPPAQIPRRFPADTVYLVVEFFNLTRLPDDTLRGPARLQELHLSSNQLESLSPKFLLPTPLLQVLDLTRNRLARLPPGLFQPLAALHTLVLKENPLEALESSWLLGLKALRHLDLSENRLQTLPPGLLANVTSLRILDLSNNQLKALPPDLLKGPLRLERLHLEGNGLQVLGEGLLAPQPDLRYLFLNDNKLATVAAGALQGLRQLDFLDLSNNLLTGAPKGPWTSLGQPTRDMKDGFDISGNPWICDGNLEDLYGWLVANKDKMFSRNATRCAGPEAWKGRVLLVAAESH; encoded by the exons ATGGAAAAGAGGGAGGCCATCATGTCTTCTCGGAGGCCACAGCGAAAGCACAG CCCCGGAGGCCTGGACTCCCGGCTTTCTAGAAcgctgctcctgctgctgctgtctACGGCCTCCGCCCAGGAGGTCACCCCCAACCGTGCCGCCTGCGTGGTGTCCCATGCGGTCAACGGCAGCTCCGTCTCCTGCCACCCCCCTGCCCAAATCCCCCGCCGCTTCCCAGCCGACACCGTCTACCTGGTGGTGGAGTTCTTCAACCTCACGCGGCTGCCAGACGACACGCTCCGGGGCCCCGCTCGCCTCCAGGAACTGCACCTGTCCAGCAACCAGCTGGAGAGCCTCTCGCCCAAGTTCCTGCTGCCCACACCGCTGCTTCAGGTGCTGGATCTAACCCGCAACCGCCTGGCCCGCCTG CCCCCCGGCCTCTTCCAGCCCTTGGCTGCTCTCCACACCCTGGTGCTGAAGGAAAACCCGCTGGAGGCCCTGGAGTCCTCGTGGCTGCTCGGCCTGAAAGCCCTGCGGCATCTGGACCTTTCCGAAAACCGCCTCCAGACCCTGCCCCCGGGGCTGTTGGCCAACGTCACCTCCCTGCGCATCCTTGACCTCAGCAATAACCAGTTGAAGGCTTTGCCCCCAGACCTTCTGAAAGGCCCCCTGCGGTTGGAAAGGCTGCATCTGGAAGGCAACGGACTGCAGGTGCTTGGCGAGGGGCTCCTGGCACCCCAGCCAGACCTCCGCTACCTTTTCCTGAATGACAACAAGCTGGCCACCGTGGCAGCGGGCGCCCTGCAGGGTCTGCGGCAGCTGGACTTCCTGGATCTGTCCAACAACTTGCTTACCGGCGCGCCTAAGGGGCCCTGGACATCCCTGGGGCAGCCCACCCGGGACATGAAGGATGGCTTTGACATCTCTGGTAACCCCTGGATCTGTGATGGGAACCTGGAAGACCTCTACGGGTGGCTTGTGGCCAATAAAGACAAGATGTTCTCTCGGAACGCGACGCGCTGCGCTGGGCCTGAAGCCTGGAAGGGCCGGGTGCTCCTGGTTGCAGCTGAGTCCCACtga
- the SEMA6B gene encoding LOW QUALITY PROTEIN: semaphorin-6B (The sequence of the model RefSeq protein was modified relative to this genomic sequence to represent the inferred CDS: deleted 1 base in 1 codon) produces the protein MRTPRAPPPRPAPLLLLLLLGEANGLFPEEPPPLSVAPRDYLNHYPVFVGGGPGRLTPAEGTDDLNIQRVLRVNRTLFIGDRDNLYRVELEPPTTTELRYQRKLTWRSNPSDINVCRMKGKQEGECRNFVKVLLLRDESTLFVCGSNAFNPVCANYSMDTLQPLGDNISGMARCPYDPKHANVALFSEGTLFTATVTDFLAIDAVIYRSLGDRPTLRTVKHDSKWFKEPYFVHAVEWGSHIYFFFREIAMEFNYLEKVVVSRVARVCKNDVGGSPRVLEKQWTSFLKARLNCSVPGDSHFYFNVLQAVTGVVSLGGRPVVLAVFSTPSNSIPGSAVCAFDMTQVAAVFEGRFREQKSPESIWTPVPEDQVPRPRPGCCAAPGMQYNASSAFPDEILNFVKTHPLMDEAVPSLGHAPWIVRTLMRHQLTRVAVDVGAGPWGNHTVVFLGSEVGTVLKFLIWPNTSASGTAGPSVFLEEFETYRPDRCGRFSSGEAGRRLLSLELDPASGGLLAAFPRCVVRVPVARCQQYSGCMKNCIGSQDPYCGWAPDGSCVFLSPGTRGTFEQDVSGASTSGLGDCTGLLRASLAEERAGLVSVNLLVTSSVAAFVVGAVVSGFSVGWYVGLRERRELARRKDKEAILAHGGGEAVLSVSRLGERRAAGGRCGGGGGGGGGGGGGGAGGPPEALLAPLMQNGWAKATLLQGGPHDLDSGLLPTPEQTPLPQKRLPAPHPHALGARAWEHGHPLLSASASSSLLLLAPARAPEPPPAPPAPPVPGEPGPDARLYARPGRAAHGDFPLTPHASPDRRRVVSAPTGPSEPGPLAAAADGLPRPWSPPPTGSLRRPGPHGPPAAALRRTHTFNSGEGRPGDRHRGRHARPGTDLAHLLSYGGTDRTAPPVP, from the exons ATGCGGACCCCGCGAGCGCCCCCTCCTCGCCCGGCCCCACTGCTCCTACTGCTGCTACTGGGGGAAGCTAATGGCCTCTTCCCCGAGGAGCCGCCGCCGCTCAGCGTGGCCCCCAGGGACT aCCTGAACCACTACCCCGTGTTCGTGGGCGGCGGGCCAGGACGCCTGACCCCAGCAGAGGGTACTGACGACCTCAACATCCAGCGGGTCCTGCGGGTCAACAGGACGCTGTTCATCGGGGACAG ggacaACCTGTACCGGGTGGAGCTGGAGCCCCCCACGACCACGGAGCTGCGGTACCAGCGG AAACTGACCTGGCGCTCCAACCCCAGTGACATCAACGTGTGTCGGATGAAGGGCAAGCAGGAG GGCGAGTGTCGGAATTTTGTAAAGGTGCTGCTACTTCGCGACGAATCCACGCTCTTCGTGTGCGGTTCCAATGCCTTCAACCCCGTGTGTGCCAACTACAGC ATGGACACACTGCAGCCCCTGGGGGACAATATCAGCGGCATGGCCCGTTGCCCATACGATCCCAAACATGCCAACGTTGCCCTCTTCTCTG AAGGGACGCTCTTCACGGCCACCGTTACTGACTTCCTAGCCATCGATGCCGTCATCTACCGCAGCCTGGGGGACCGGCCCACCCTGCGTACCGTGAAACACGACTCCAAGTGGTTCAAAG AGCCCTACTTTGTCCATGCGGTGGAGTGGGGCAGCCACATCTATTTCTTCTTCCGGGAGATCGCGATGGAGTTTAACTATCTGGAGAAG GTGGTGGTGTCCCGAGTGGCCCGGGTGTGCAAGAATGACGTGGGGGGCTCCCCCCGGGTGCTGGAGAAGCAGTGGACGTCCTTCCTGAAGGCGCGGCTCAACTGCTCCGTGCCTGGCGACTCCCATTTCTACTTCAACGTGCTGCAGGCTGTCACGGGCGTGGTCAGCCTGGGGGGCCGGCCGGTGGTCCTTGCTGTCTTCTCCACCCCCAGCAACAG CATCCCCGGCTCGGCTGTCTGCGCCTTCGACATGACGCAGGTGGCTGCCGTGTTTGAAGGCCGCTTCCGTGAGCAGAAGTCCCCCGAGTCCATCTGGACCCCCGTGCCGGAGGACCAGGTGCCACGGCCCCG ACCTGGGTGCTGCGCGGCTCCCGGCATGCAGTACAACGCCTCTAGCGCCTTCCCCGATGAGATCCTCAACTTTGTCAAGACCCACCCCCTGATGGACGAAGCGGTGCCCTCTCTGGGCCACGCGCCCTGGATCGTGCGGACCCTAATGCG GCACCAGCTGACGCGAGTGGCTGTGGACGTGGGCGCCGGCCCCTGGGGCAACCACACCGTCGTCTTCCTGGGTTCCGAGGTGGGCACCGTCCTCAAGTTCCTCATCTGGCCCAACACCAGCGCCTCAGGCACCGCCGGGCCCAGTGTCTTCCTAGAGGAGTTCGAGACCTACCGGCCGGACAG GTGTGGACGGTTCAGCAGCGGTGAGGCGGGGCGGCGGCTGTTGAGTCTGGAGCTGGACCCGGCCTCGGGTGGCCTGCTGGCAGCCTTCCCCCGCTGCGTGGTCCGCGTGCCCGTGGCCCGCTGCCAGCAGTACTCAGGGTGCATGAA GAACTGTATTGGCAGTCAGGACCCCTACTGTGGGTGGGCCCCTGATGGTTCCTGTGTCTTCCTCAGCCCCGGCACCAG AGGCACCTTTGAGCAGGACGTGTCTGGGGCCAGCACCTCAGGCTTAGGGGACTGTACAG GACTCCTGCGGGCCAGCCTGGCGGAGGAGCGCGCCGGGCTGGTGTCGGTGAACCTGCTGGTGACGTCGTCCGTGGCAGCCTTCGTGGTGGGCGCCGTCGTGTCCGGCTTCAGCGTGGGCTGGTACGTGGGTCTCCGCGAGCGGCGCGAGCTGGCGCGCCGCAAGGACAAGGAGGCCATCCTGGCGCACGGCGGCGGCGAGGCCGTGCTGAGCGTGAGCCGGCTGGGCGAGCGCAGGGCGGCCGGGGGCCggtgcggcggcggcggcggcggcggcgggggcggcgggggcggcggcgccgGGGGGCCCCCCGAGGCCCTGCTGGCGCCCCTGATGCAGAACGGCTGGGCCAAGGCCACGCTGCTGCAGGGCGGCCCCCACGACCTGGACTCGGGGCTGCTGCCCACGCCCGAGCAGACGCCGCTGCCGCAGAAGCGCCTGCCCGCCCCGCACCCCCACGCCCTGGGCGCGCGCGCCTGGGAGCACGGCCACCCGCTGCTCTCGGCGTCCGCGTCCtcctccctgctgctgctggcgcCGGCCCGCGCCCCCgagccgccgcccgcgccccccgcgccccccgtgCCCGGAGAGCCGGGCCCCGACGCGCGCCTCTACGCCCGGCCCGGCCGCGCGGCGCACGGCGACTTCCCGCTGACCCCGCACGCCAGCCCGGACCGCCGGCGCGTCGTGTCGGCGCCCACCGGGCCCTCGGAACCCGGccccctc gccgccgccgccgacgGCCTCCCGCGGCCCTGGAGCCCGCCGCCCACGGGCAGCCTGCGGAGGCCCGGCCCCCACGGCCCGCCGGCCGCCGCCCTGCGCCGCACGCACACGTTCAACAGCGGCGAGGGCCGGCCGGGCGACCGCCACCGCGGCCGCCACGCGCGGCCCGGCACGGACTTGGCCCACCTCCTCTCCTACGGGGGCACGGACAGGACTGCGCCCCCCGTGCCCTAG